One genomic window of Ruminococcus gauvreauii includes the following:
- a CDS encoding cobaltochelatase CobT-related protein — MARVNHKLVKQRLNEQRSKISDRQFFSSRLLAGHFEDLAAAQTRRYHYNRRVRVNLYWKPREKHVASTDNMFVRINAGHPMVTKVKGRENRYQIVCGMFAHELGHVLYTDFLAAQTHANYLGSGRWYPYPPDLKTTADARNEKAFWNYVRTDPKNLEMVQMIAHYISNVIEDGYIENRVLNNFPGTLGYGLEKLRERHFEQILTVTQLIEQEDEESHIFESILQIMLSYAKFGEIKYGDEPLSDERIQAVFGLITDIDSALMSRSGKDRLNVVNMVLVRCWDYIESFCEECKKRQEEAITSGGSASLAETLSEVLGAIAGGSEIGEGSSTPVPEASDGSEESATAGKRAQTHADAESEDDSRETEGFQTDSETEEKPSGSGGSNNSSDKETAPIDGGSSGAEKQETADTEQGRIPYHQSESLSEPVGGSIERNDDYEREQYDRAASDIERLLDKMAEKAVCEQLENERIQELNDVAQNISYGNIHEGVPIRINRIASVDEELIEQYNAIAGPLINISRQLQKSLQKQLKENRRGGKLTGLIMGRRLDVHALCRNDGKVFYKNNLPNEIPELAVGLLLDESGSMCSCDRCTYARASAIILYDFCQSLDIPVMVYGHSTDYTDVGNTVALYSYAEFDGFDHDDKYRMMDIAARGSNRDGAALRFVAEQLSKRPEAVKILILVSDGQPADSGYGGSAAEEDLRGIKQEYQRKGILFVAAAIGDDSVTRSCGKSAGTKEIERNSSLLEN; from the coding sequence ATGGCGAGGGTGAATCACAAGTTAGTAAAACAGCGGCTCAATGAGCAGCGCAGTAAAATTTCAGACCGACAATTCTTCTCGTCCCGTCTTTTGGCGGGACATTTTGAAGATCTGGCGGCAGCACAGACAAGGCGGTATCACTATAACCGACGGGTCCGTGTGAATCTTTACTGGAAACCGAGAGAAAAGCATGTGGCATCAACGGACAATATGTTTGTGCGTATCAATGCCGGGCATCCTATGGTCACGAAGGTAAAGGGGAGGGAAAACCGCTACCAGATCGTATGCGGTATGTTCGCTCATGAGCTGGGACATGTCCTTTATACAGATTTTCTTGCAGCACAGACACATGCCAATTATTTAGGAAGCGGTCGCTGGTATCCCTATCCGCCAGACCTGAAGACAACGGCGGATGCACGGAACGAGAAAGCATTCTGGAATTATGTGAGAACCGATCCCAAAAATCTGGAGATGGTGCAGATGATTGCCCATTATATCTCCAATGTAATTGAGGATGGGTATATTGAAAACCGGGTGCTGAACAATTTCCCAGGTACACTGGGATACGGGCTTGAAAAGCTGCGGGAGCGGCATTTCGAGCAAATACTGACCGTGACGCAGCTGATCGAGCAGGAGGATGAAGAAAGTCATATTTTTGAAAGCATTCTTCAGATCATGCTGTCTTATGCAAAATTTGGCGAAATCAAGTATGGGGACGAACCGCTCAGCGATGAAAGAATTCAGGCGGTGTTCGGTTTAATTACCGATATTGACAGCGCCTTAATGAGCAGGTCCGGAAAAGACCGGCTGAATGTCGTCAATATGGTACTGGTAAGGTGCTGGGACTATATCGAATCATTTTGTGAAGAATGCAAAAAACGTCAGGAAGAGGCTATAACCTCCGGAGGTTCCGCCAGCCTTGCAGAAACCTTGTCGGAAGTGTTGGGCGCAATTGCCGGCGGTTCCGAAATTGGTGAAGGAAGCAGCACGCCGGTGCCGGAAGCATCCGACGGGTCAGAAGAATCTGCGACGGCCGGCAAACGGGCACAGACTCATGCAGACGCCGAGAGCGAGGATGACTCAAGAGAAACAGAGGGCTTCCAGACTGACTCTGAAACGGAAGAAAAGCCATCTGGGTCTGGGGGAAGCAATAATTCTTCAGATAAAGAAACTGCCCCTATAGATGGTGGCAGTTCCGGTGCTGAGAAACAGGAAACTGCGGATACTGAGCAGGGACGCATCCCCTACCACCAGTCAGAATCACTTTCAGAACCTGTTGGTGGGTCAATAGAAAGAAACGACGATTATGAGCGGGAGCAGTATGATCGTGCTGCATCCGATATCGAACGTCTTCTGGACAAGATGGCGGAAAAAGCGGTCTGCGAGCAATTGGAGAATGAAAGGATTCAGGAGTTGAATGATGTGGCTCAGAATATTTCTTATGGGAATATCCATGAAGGGGTACCTATCCGAATCAATCGGATTGCCTCTGTGGATGAGGAGCTTATAGAACAGTATAATGCTATTGCGGGACCTTTGATCAATATTTCCCGCCAGCTGCAGAAGAGTTTGCAGAAGCAGCTCAAGGAAAATCGAAGAGGCGGCAAGCTGACCGGTCTTATCATGGGCCGCCGTTTGGATGTGCACGCACTGTGCAGGAATGACGGTAAGGTGTTTTATAAGAACAACCTGCCCAATGAGATCCCGGAGCTGGCAGTCGGCCTGCTTCTGGATGAGTCAGGGTCTATGTGTTCCTGTGATCGCTGTACTTATGCCAGAGCCTCAGCTATTATTCTGTATGATTTCTGTCAGAGCCTGGACATCCCGGTAATGGTCTATGGTCATTCCACCGATTATACCGATGTCGGAAATACAGTAGCACTATATTCCTATGCGGAATTTGATGGCTTTGATCATGATGATAAATACCGCATGATGGATATTGCGGCCAGAGGAAGCAACCGTGACGGAGCCGCACTCCGTTTTGTAGCGGAGCAGCTGTCTAAGCGGCCGGAAGCAGTAAAAATCCTCATACTGGTTTCAGACGGACAGCCTGCTGACAGCGGTTATGGTGGTTCTGCAGCTGAGGAGGATCTTCGCGGCATCAAGCAGGAGTATCAACGCAAAGGTATCTTGTTTGTTGCAGCCGCTATTGGTGATGATAGTGTGACACGTTCCTGCGGAAAAAGCGCAGGCACAAAAGAAATAGAACGTAATAGTTCTCTTTTGGAGAACTGA
- a CDS encoding helix-turn-helix domain-containing protein, translated as MNKLILDVSLGDKLKTYRKIKNFTQSDVVRKAGLLGSTMSESTYSKIEQGNRNIFISDLIILKVVLGFSYDDLFGDYEKSILDLNK; from the coding sequence ATGAACAAATTAATATTGGATGTATCCCTTGGCGATAAATTAAAAACTTATAGGAAAATTAAAAATTTTACTCAATCCGATGTTGTTCGCAAAGCTGGATTATTAGGTAGCACAATGTCTGAATCAACTTATTCCAAAATCGAACAAGGTAATCGAAATATATTTATTTCTGACCTAATAATCCTCAAGGTCGTTTTAGGTTTTTCTTATGACGACCTGTTTGGGGATTATGAAAAATCCATTTTGGATCTAAACAAATAG
- the ltrA gene encoding group II intron reverse transcriptase/maturase, with product MATKKKQTLRNSEYYDMQSTFDELYAKSQNGQVFQNLMGIICSEENIQLAYRNIKRNGGSVTPGVDGITIRDIEQMPAEKYIRTVQKKLAWYKPKPVKRVEIPKPNGGIRPLGIPTMFDRLVQQSIKQVLEPICEAKFHEYSYGFRPNRSAENAISKVQNLIHFTKLYYVVDMDIKGFFDNVNHSKLIKQMWSLGIRDKTLLCIIKEMLKAPIILPDGSKVLPQKGTPQGGVLSPLLANIVLNELDWWISSQWETHPTHTPYKIIEHKEGHQDRGSIYRALKRSNLKEMYIVRYADDFKIFCRKRDDANKAYFAIKQWLAERLKLEISEEKSKVVSLKRHYSEFLGFELKVVQKRKKWVVRSHMCQKAIQRETHVLIEQIKDMQHPQDAANGALAVTKYNAMVIGIHNYYQIATDVNLDCKTIRRNINICLHNRLRHKITKTGQVVGKYIRQRYGQSKDIQFIYGCPIAPIGSVQHKKPMSKKRTINSYTPEGRAEIHDGLKLNMSILLQLMKTSTPMGSVEFMDNRLSLWCAQYGKCAITGRELMVDEIHCHHKIPKEPPFYGTDRYENLIIVHVDVHRLIHATAPETIAKYLAMLNLTKRQLNKVNSLRKSAGLAEIEQ from the coding sequence ATGGCAACCAAAAAGAAACAGACACTCAGAAACAGTGAATACTATGATATGCAATCCACTTTTGATGAACTGTATGCAAAAAGTCAAAACGGGCAGGTGTTCCAGAACCTTATGGGAATAATCTGCTCCGAGGAAAACATCCAATTAGCATATAGGAATATCAAGAGAAATGGAGGCAGTGTAACCCCAGGTGTGGATGGAATAACAATCCGAGACATTGAACAAATGCCTGCGGAAAAATATATCCGCACTGTGCAGAAGAAGCTGGCATGGTATAAACCAAAACCTGTAAAGCGAGTAGAAATTCCAAAACCAAATGGCGGTATCAGACCCCTCGGTATCCCCACTATGTTTGATAGGTTGGTACAGCAAAGCATCAAACAGGTATTAGAGCCAATCTGTGAAGCCAAATTTCATGAGTATAGCTATGGCTTCAGGCCAAATAGGTCGGCAGAAAATGCAATCTCCAAGGTTCAGAACCTGATACACTTCACTAAGCTGTACTATGTGGTGGACATGGACATTAAAGGATTTTTTGATAATGTAAACCACAGTAAACTCATCAAGCAAATGTGGTCATTGGGTATTCGAGATAAAACTTTGCTATGTATCATAAAAGAAATGCTGAAAGCGCCTATTATTCTGCCGGATGGTAGTAAGGTGTTACCGCAAAAAGGAACACCACAAGGCGGTGTTCTCTCACCTCTGCTTGCCAATATAGTGCTCAATGAACTGGATTGGTGGATTAGTTCGCAATGGGAAACTCACCCGACGCATACTCCATATAAGATTATTGAGCACAAAGAAGGGCACCAGGATAGAGGGAGTATCTACAGGGCACTGAAACGCAGTAATCTCAAAGAAATGTACATAGTGCGGTATGCTGACGACTTCAAAATCTTTTGCCGAAAAAGGGATGATGCCAATAAAGCCTACTTTGCTATCAAGCAATGGCTGGCTGAGCGGCTCAAACTGGAAATCAGCGAGGAAAAGTCGAAGGTAGTAAGTCTAAAGCGGCATTACTCAGAGTTTCTAGGATTCGAGCTAAAAGTGGTTCAGAAGCGTAAAAAATGGGTGGTAAGGTCGCATATGTGCCAGAAAGCCATTCAAAGAGAAACGCATGTGCTGATAGAGCAAATTAAGGACATGCAGCATCCTCAAGATGCTGCCAACGGAGCCTTGGCCGTAACCAAGTATAATGCAATGGTTATTGGTATCCACAACTACTATCAGATTGCCACGGATGTCAACTTAGACTGCAAAACAATCCGTCGAAACATAAACATATGCTTGCATAACAGATTAAGGCACAAAATCACAAAAACGGGGCAAGTTGTAGGAAAATATATTCGACAACGGTACGGACAGAGTAAAGATATTCAGTTCATCTATGGATGTCCAATAGCACCAATAGGTTCTGTCCAACACAAAAAACCAATGTCGAAGAAGCGGACAATTAACAGCTATACACCAGAGGGACGAGCAGAAATTCATGATGGGTTGAAATTGAATATGTCTATTCTCTTACAGCTTATGAAGACAAGCACCCCTATGGGAAGTGTGGAATTTATGGATAACAGACTTTCCCTATGGTGCGCTCAATATGGAAAATGTGCTATTACTGGGCGAGAACTGATGGTAGATGAGATACATTGTCATCACAAGATACCAAAAGAACCACCCTTTTATGGCACAGACCGCTATGAAAATCTGATAATCGTCCATGTTGACGTTCACAGGCTAATCCATGCAACCGCACCCGAAACAATCGCTAAATACCTCGCCATGCTAAATCTAACAAAAAGGCAACTCAACAAGGTTAATTCCTTGAGAAAATCGGCTGGACTGGCCGAAATTGAACAATAA